A region of Symbiobacterium terraclitae DNA encodes the following proteins:
- the aroA gene encoding 3-phosphoshikimate 1-carboxyvinyltransferase, producing the protein MDVCVYPATRLEGVVHPPSSKNYTTRYLLAAALTEGESLIRFPAESEDATALKRCLTDLGAVLTPEGEHLRVRGFGANPRNPGTLNPGNAGAVLRFLMAVCAATLDDITFVTDYVESLGKRPQGDLLDALKQLGAEVESRDGRLPIRIRSGGPRTAATTGGGRLDGGSSRLRGGTVRVSGEVSSQYTSALLFAAPLIGGDLTIEVTGDMKSRPPIRQTLQVLREAGIRVEASDDLRRFHIPGGQRYRAREYTVPGDYPGAAALMAAAAVVPSDVTIPRLFHDEQGERQAVEVLAAMGADIAHDGQQVRIRGGRPLRGGRFDGDPFTDAVLALTAAAVLAEGETVFYNVENLRYKECDRISDYRAELNKLGARVGEERDKLIVAGRPEGVEGGVAVESRIDHRVIMGLTIVSLRAREPVVIRDAHHVAKSYPAFFDDLRRLGARIDEM; encoded by the coding sequence ATGGACGTTTGCGTCTATCCCGCCACACGCCTGGAGGGCGTGGTGCATCCGCCGTCTTCGAAGAACTACACGACGCGCTATCTCCTCGCCGCCGCCCTGACCGAGGGGGAGTCGCTCATCCGCTTCCCCGCCGAAAGCGAGGACGCCACGGCGCTGAAGCGCTGCCTGACCGACCTCGGCGCGGTGCTGACACCGGAGGGCGAGCACCTGCGGGTCCGGGGGTTCGGGGCCAACCCCCGCAACCCGGGTACCCTGAACCCGGGCAACGCCGGGGCGGTGCTGCGCTTCCTGATGGCCGTCTGCGCCGCCACGCTGGACGACATCACCTTCGTCACCGACTACGTCGAGTCGCTGGGCAAGCGGCCCCAGGGCGACCTGCTGGACGCCCTCAAGCAGCTCGGTGCGGAAGTGGAGAGCCGGGACGGGCGCCTGCCGATCAGGATCCGCAGCGGCGGGCCCAGGACCGCGGCAACCACGGGTGGCGGTCGGCTGGACGGCGGAAGCAGCCGACTGCGCGGCGGCACCGTGCGGGTGAGCGGCGAGGTCTCCAGCCAGTACACGTCGGCGCTGCTCTTCGCCGCGCCGCTGATCGGCGGAGACCTGACCATCGAGGTGACGGGGGACATGAAGTCCCGCCCGCCGATCCGGCAGACGCTGCAGGTGCTGCGTGAGGCGGGGATCCGGGTGGAGGCCTCGGACGACCTGCGCCGCTTCCACATCCCGGGCGGGCAGCGGTACCGGGCCCGGGAGTACACCGTTCCGGGCGACTACCCCGGCGCCGCCGCCCTGATGGCCGCCGCGGCCGTGGTGCCCTCCGACGTGACGATCCCCCGGCTCTTCCACGACGAGCAGGGGGAGCGGCAAGCGGTGGAGGTTCTGGCGGCGATGGGGGCGGACATCGCCCACGACGGGCAGCAGGTGCGCATCCGGGGGGGCAGGCCCCTCCGGGGCGGGCGCTTCGACGGCGATCCCTTCACCGACGCCGTCCTGGCCCTGACCGCTGCCGCCGTCCTCGCCGAGGGGGAGACGGTTTTCTATAATGTAGAAAACCTGCGCTACAAGGAGTGCGACCGGATCTCCGACTACCGGGCGGAGCTGAACAAGCTCGGGGCCCGGGTGGGGGAGGAGCGGGACAAGCTGATCGTAGCCGGCCGGCCCGAGGGGGTGGAGGGCGGCGTGGCCGTGGAGAGCCGCATCGACCACCGGGTGATCATGGGGCTCACCATCGTGTCGCTGCGGGCCCGGGAGCCGGTGGTGATCCGGGATGCGCACCACGTGGCCAAGTCGTATCCGGCGTTCTTCGATGACCTGCGCCGTCTGGGGGCCCGAATCGACGAGATGTAA
- a CDS encoding prephenate dehydrogenase translates to MCSGFGTVAIWGVGLIGGSIGMALRQRGLAGEVIGIGRAAAGGDAARAPGAGAPWATGAGAAGATSAGAAWSTGAGVVGVAGCGLAAAGAVAVDAARAGAAQAGTPGDAAAGIPEAVRLGAVDRMVADPAAALARADLVILAMPVQAMIDLAPHAAPLLRPGTIVTDVASVKAAVVAAWEAHLPDGVAFVGGHPMFGRERSGVAAASADLIPGCRWVLTPGERAGAPRGAQPVQTALERVRDLVVALGAEPVVMTPEEHDRRAAGASHLPQLVATALAAAALRLDEAQPGTLALAAGGFRDTTRIADSPAALWHEIWANNRPALEEAVAAFRGALADLEAAIAAGDAEALARLFDQAHAARRRAMGSMGGGCR, encoded by the coding sequence ATGTGTAGCGGTTTTGGCACCGTCGCCATCTGGGGCGTCGGGCTGATCGGCGGCTCCATCGGCATGGCCCTGCGGCAGCGGGGCCTGGCGGGCGAGGTGATCGGGATCGGCCGGGCGGCGGCTGGTGGGGATGCTGCCCGGGCGCCCGGTGCGGGCGCCCCCTGGGCGACTGGTGCGGGCGCCGCCGGGGCGACTAGTGCGGGCGCCGCCTGGTCGACTGGCGCAGGCGTCGTGGGAGTTGCCGGTTGCGGGCTCGCCGCGGCTGGTGCTGTCGCAGTCGACGCTGCGCGCGCCGGCGCAGCGCAGGCCGGCACTCCGGGTGATGCCGCGGCGGGCATCCCGGAAGCGGTGCGGCTCGGGGCGGTGGACCGCATGGTCGCCGACCCCGCCGCCGCCCTGGCACGGGCCGACCTGGTGATCCTGGCCATGCCGGTCCAGGCGATGATCGACCTGGCGCCCCACGCCGCGCCGCTGCTGCGCCCGGGCACGATCGTCACCGACGTGGCCTCGGTGAAGGCGGCGGTGGTGGCGGCGTGGGAGGCGCACCTGCCTGACGGCGTCGCCTTCGTCGGCGGCCACCCGATGTTCGGCCGCGAGCGCTCCGGCGTCGCCGCGGCCTCCGCCGACCTGATCCCCGGCTGCCGCTGGGTGCTGACGCCGGGCGAGCGGGCGGGGGCGCCGAGGGGCGCGCAACCGGTGCAGACCGCCCTGGAGCGGGTCCGCGACCTGGTCGTGGCGCTGGGCGCCGAGCCCGTCGTGATGACCCCCGAGGAGCACGACCGGCGGGCAGCCGGCGCCTCGCACCTGCCGCAGCTGGTCGCCACCGCGCTGGCCGCGGCTGCGCTGCGGCTGGACGAGGCCCAGCCGGGCACGCTGGCGCTGGCCGCCGGCGGTTTCCGGGACACCACCCGCATCGCCGACAGCCCCGCAGCCCTCTGGCACGAGATCTGGGCCAACAACCGGCCCGCCCTGGAGGAGGCGGTCGCCGCCTTCCGGGGTGCGCTCGCGGACCTGGAGGCGGCGATCGCTGCGGGCGACGCCGAGGCCCTGGCCCGGCTGTTCGACCAGGCCCACGCCGCCCGGCGCCGGGCGATGGGGAGCATGGGCGGCGGCTGTCGGTGA
- the aroF gene encoding 3-deoxy-7-phosphoheptulonate synthase has translation MIIVMRKGATQAQVNEVVERVRAAGFGVHLSQGEERTIIGAIGGDRRVLSDLNLEAAPGVERVTPISKPYKLVSRDFHPEDTVIRVGGATVGGSDLWVVAGPCSVEGRELLLESARLVRDGGAHALRAGAFKPRSSPYSFQGLGEEGLKYLAEARALTGLPVVTEVMDTRDVELVAEYADVLQIGTRNMQNFSLLKEVGRTNKPVLLKRGMSATIEEWLMAAEYVMSEGNHQVILCERGVRTFETATRNTLDLSAVVVAKSLTHLPVVVDPSHGVGKRAFVGALARAAVAAGADGILVEVHQRPDEAKSDAAQTIGPTAFHQMMHEIAAIAQVLGRRLPTPVSAHV, from the coding sequence GTGATCATCGTCATGCGGAAGGGCGCCACACAGGCGCAGGTGAACGAGGTCGTGGAACGGGTTCGAGCGGCGGGATTCGGCGTACACCTCTCCCAGGGGGAAGAGCGGACGATCATCGGGGCCATCGGCGGCGACCGGAGGGTGCTGTCCGACCTGAATCTGGAGGCGGCCCCCGGCGTCGAGCGGGTGACCCCGATCTCGAAGCCGTATAAGCTGGTCTCGCGGGACTTCCATCCCGAGGACACGGTGATCCGCGTGGGCGGAGCGACGGTGGGGGGCAGCGACCTCTGGGTCGTGGCCGGCCCGTGCTCCGTGGAGGGCCGCGAGCTGCTGCTGGAGTCGGCCCGCCTGGTGCGGGACGGCGGCGCCCACGCGCTGCGCGCCGGCGCCTTCAAGCCCCGGTCCAGCCCGTACTCATTCCAGGGCCTGGGCGAGGAGGGGCTCAAGTACCTGGCCGAGGCCCGGGCGCTGACCGGCCTGCCCGTCGTCACCGAGGTCATGGACACCCGGGACGTCGAGCTGGTGGCCGAGTACGCCGACGTGCTGCAGATCGGCACCCGGAACATGCAGAACTTCAGCCTGCTCAAGGAAGTGGGGCGGACCAACAAGCCCGTGCTGCTGAAGCGGGGCATGTCCGCCACGATCGAGGAGTGGCTGATGGCCGCCGAGTACGTGATGAGCGAGGGCAACCACCAGGTGATCCTCTGCGAGCGGGGCGTCCGGACCTTCGAGACCGCCACCCGCAACACGCTGGACCTCTCCGCCGTCGTGGTGGCCAAGTCGCTCACCCACCTGCCGGTGGTGGTGGACCCCAGCCACGGCGTGGGCAAGCGGGCCTTCGTGGGCGCCTTGGCCCGGGCCGCCGTGGCCGCCGGCGCCGACGGCATCCTGGTGGAAGTGCACCAGCGCCCGGACGAGGCCAAGTCTGACGCCGCCCAGACCATCGGCCCGACCGCCTTCCACCAGATGATGCACGAGATCGCGGCGATCGCCCAGGTGCTGGGCCGCCGGCTGCCGACCCCCGTGTCGGCCCATGTGTAG